In the Diospyros lotus cultivar Yz01 chromosome 13, ASM1463336v1, whole genome shotgun sequence genome, TCATAACAATGAACTGGAACCGCGGCTGAGTGTTCCTGCAAATACCAAGGACAGCATTTGGTAAcgagtaataatatataaaaaaaaacttccagAAAACTGCAATATTTCAAACACTTCATCTACAATTACAGTATGCCACTGCAAACCACAACAATTAACAACTAAGCAGAGCAGCCAACCAATGTGCAATCTGTGAGTCAATATCAACCATGGATTGATCTTGGATCATACATTTATTTCTTACTTCAAGAACTTGAATTTATATGCATGTGTGTGCATAAACGGTACCTCTTGACCACGAACAGAGAGCCCTCAACGTCCTTGCGACTCTGCAATTGAAAACCTAAATGAGCAAATAAAGCACCACGCGTAGTTTAAATCTTACAGATTCCAAAGTATATTGGTCCAACAACTAATTCACATAGAGACATACTCAAAGCTgggttttaattttagtttctttttaaCTTTCCGATGAAACCAACCAGAAGGAAGAGAAGTGGGAAAGAAAGGAACGCACCCATTGGTTGAGATCAATATTGAATTCGTAGAAGGTGACGTGCGCGGCGGTGATTAGGATCTCCTCAATGTAGGGATCTATTCTCTGAAGCACAGTGAGGTTGAGTAATTTGGTGCTGTTCTGGTCCAGATTTGGCATCAATTTCCCGGTCTGAGACATTTTCCGATCTCtgaaacccaaaaccctaactcagctcggagagagagagggagagctcTCGGTTTCTGATCGGTTTGTGAATTGGAGTTTTATACAtaacacacacagagagagagagagagagagagagagagagagagagaggcagcagagagagagatgaacgGTGCCGACTGCTGAGGTGTCAATTTATTCTGCGCCGGACGGACCATGACATGGAGTGGATCGAGTCAAATGTTTGAGGCCTGGGCCTTGGCTTTGAGCTTGGCTGGGCCATGTTTAACATGCCTATGTGCTCAACCTTGGCccatttcaaattatttttgggtattttaaaaagataaagacttattttgtaattatttgctCTTGGTATACCTTAGTCATTTTTAATACTTTGGTATAATTTAGAGATTGATGATGATTTGGCTTTGTCATCAGACTAGGTATACatatagaatatttttatacaaaattaaagtgcatgACGATAGTTAAAATCAATCATCATTAGGTATGTCTAAAATAGAATACATTTATCAATTGTTATCAACTTTAAATTTGTTCAAAATTTGCTCGACTTGCAAGGACAACGTTTGGTCCCTCGATATATTCTTTGACGATTAAGTTAGTCTCGATACCATAAATAGAACGAGATAATAATATCCAATAAATAACATAGTTATATCTTGAATTTtgtgcctttatataggcatacCTTAAGGCAGAAAAATAGTTATGATCGTATCACGTGAACGGTTAAATCTCAACTTATGAGATAATCTGGACAAGTGAAGATCATGAGTCATATCATAGTCGATCTAATTATTTGACTTGAGCCTCTAACTCAAATTAGATTAGATCAATACTTAAATCTAAATATTCTAGGACATGCTGTTACTATAGAACTtcaaaaaagagatttttataatttttcttgaaaccaAAATATTCTCCATCAGTGCAAGGCTCTAAAGAAGGTGACAAGATCAAGTAACCACATTTTCCATTGCAATTTCTTTCACAATCAAGGCAGATTACACTTTCTTTCGGGGGGGCTCAAACCAACAATctcaaacataaacataaaaaagaacCCAAATGATAATGGTGAAGGAGATCACAAAACCAGCTGAATCTCTCAACCTCGTCGGAGAGCCACGGCAGAGAGCACAACCAAGACGATGAGGATGACCACCGTGATGAAGGACGCCACCACCGCCCCGCTGGCTTGCTGGCAGAAATCGGTGAACTGCTGGCATATGGCCAGCCAATTCGCATTAGGGTTTCCGTTGTGAGCCAAGTAGACTATGGAGGCGGCTGCGCCGGCGGCCGAGGTGGTGAAAGCAACCATCACCTGCAATTAACAAACAATCTAAATTCAGTTGGAAGATGAGATGAGAGATGAAGGGGATTTTGCTGGCGCTTTTCCTTGCTTTTTACTGGCGGTTATAAAACGCCAGAAAAAacctcttttcttgtttttgggCTTTGCCTTTAATCAAAAACTAAGGCAGGCCAACAGATATATTATTAGCGGTTTATGATACTTTGAttgaaatgaaggaaaataattttttttaaataacgaaatacttgaaaatgaaaaaataacttACAGTGTCCAAGATAATTAAAAGCATCCTTGGTCCAATTGCATGGGGACGAACGATGCAAACTATTGAAAAAGGAATAGAAAGGACAAAGTAGCCACTTATTAATCCCATTGCAACCACGAAAAACCTGCATCCATATTATGCCACTAAGTTAAATGTATTAAATAGATAGTTTAAATTGTTGAGAATTGAGTTAgtttgaattttatatatagtgtagaattttaaattaaaaaagacttAGGttatgaagaaaaaagagaacCATCCCAACTCGATTAAACTTAAGTTGGATCAAATTCGGTCTTCTTTCCCAACtcgataaaaattattttaaaattcaagacCTTGGTCCTTAGATTTACTCAAAACCTACAAACAAATGGAGAAAGGCACTTTGGTGGCAGCTGAAAGGTTATTCTTTATGactcataggtttaacttctaaaaataacttttttatgattcaaaaaCTGTGTATAAAGGTGACTATTCATCCTTACAAAAGGAGGAGTTTCGTGTGCTGTTgagattattttatgtaaaatatttgtGGGTAactagatatatataaaatagattAGATAAGGCTGGTTGGacttgaaagaaagaaagatcatgaatgaatgaaaatttgcATACTGAAAGGTGGGTAGATCATCATAGCTGGCTTCGAACTGGAAGAACTGGGTGAAGAAAGGGAGAGTTTCATCCGCAGTTCCCATGTAGGCAGTGGCAGCCAAAGCAGCAGTGAGAGCGCACAGCCTGAGGAAGAAGTCAAATATTGCAATCCCCTTGCCGTACCCTACTCTCCTGTCATGTCCCACTGAAGCTGCCAGAAGGGCTTTCCCCTTGGCTTCATTGCTTGTGCCTGCGTGAGCAGGTTCACTGGGTGCGGAGTCGGCCATTCTTCTGGAGGGAGAAAAGGAGCTTGATTGTGATGTAAATGGCTCCGGTTTGAGAAACTTGCGATGATGGCAATGGATGTGGAGATCAGTCCTATATATAGAGAGAAGGATGGAAGAATTAGTTGGGAGACTTGGGTGTTGATGAATGTCATTTATTCTGACTTCTGAAAGTTTGTTCTTTCTGATCAAGTTGATGGAGCAAGAAGAGTTGTTGGTTGCTTTCCCAGTTTAATTGAGTAGTTGTTTTCAATCACAAGCATGTGGTATATATacattcattaaaaataaaaagaagttcTATGAAATTATAATTGAGATAAAGTCAGATTTCTTTCGGATCATGACATTTTAAtcgcaaaaaaaataattttattgttattattaaattttttttctttgataatataGAAAACTCAAGGGATCCCCAATCAAAGACAGTTTTTGGCCTAAACTATCTCACCTTCTCTAAAactcataatatatattgacttAATCTAGATATATAGACAGATTCGTTGttaatcaaaactcaaaacttgaACTCAATAATAAATGTAGAAGAAGATtgaataattttacataaagaCAGAATTGAACCTATAACCTTACAATATCCTCTTGAACTCCTGAACTCATATGACAAATCATTTATACATTTGTAAAGATTCGTTAGCTTCTAATTTTATAGATTCACTAgctaaaataacataaaaaaaaatacattaccTTATAATATAGGAATAGATGGGTGTATTAGTAGTTGAGTAAAGATTGTAAAATCTTTTCAGAAATAtattctcaaaaaaataaagaattaaatttcatattacTAACTCCATTTAACCAAGTTGACATATTAGGGCTTGGTAATAAGACCACCATTTTTGCTAATTGTCTGGTCAAAATTAggttatataatttaataatatccaGTCAACCACTCATATTCTTGCTTTACTATGATCAAATAAAATATGCAAACATATTACAACTTTATTCCCCAAAGCGATCAACCAAACAACTACTAGCTTGTGGCCTCCTAATCCACTATGTAGGAGGAATTATGTTTCATTTTCCAAGATATTAAACACTTGCCTCCTGGGACTTGAACCACCAGCAATTCATAGCTGGAAAGACCTTTCCAATAAAGAGTAAGCCATTTCTCTTGACACTGGAACTCATTAGGGAGAATGGTTCCGATCGTTTGCCTTCAGATCACAAGCAAGAGGGATTACAGTTCCTGTAAATTGGGATCTTCGAGATTAATTAAGTTCACTTCAGGCTTCAGCTCCATTGTAAATGCTTCAACCCATTCCCAAATAAGCTGCTAATTACAATAAACTGCCTCTAAAATGAGCCAAAAAAGTTGGATAAGCTATGTGTCGACAATAATAACCAACTTTTAAAGCCACTAATAAATCGTATTAGTTGACTAATATGAACAACTAGCTGTAAATAACACAGAACAAAGACTTTTAAAAGACAAGTTCAATCATGATGGTCTTCACAGGGTGAGGACAATGGACATGAAAGCAGAggaatatatgttttatttaacccaaaaaagataaaaaaaaaaaaaaaatgtatggtATGACCAATATACAGTTCCATTTTACATTCCACTTAGTTGCAACTCTTCAACATTTCAAATCTAACAAAATTGGGTGTGGTTAGAAATCACAGGTACAGTATCCATAGCATCACCAAGAGGGTGCAATATCATCAGGTAATTTTAGACAGCATAATTGAAGAATCATGTGAAAGCTAAGCCCGGTAAAGCAATTTTAAGCGACTGAAGTCCAATTTAATCCATGCTGAACAAGGCAGAGTTGAACACCACAGACTTGAAGTTCTCTAACATCAACAGAATGACTCAAGGTTGCAATCTCCATCCACGCTCGGAAAGGGCTTCAACCACCTGGGTAGCTGCCTTTGCAGTGTCATCGAGTGGAGGATAGCTCCAATTCTCAGATATCTGGACAATCAATATTTTAGCGGAGGGACGGTTACCAAAAACAAAGTgagggatcaatttcttccGCATCAGTTGCTAACATACATGTGACAAATCTATTCGCGCAGCAGATGCTACTTTTATGGTCTGTTTGGAAGACGAGCCCTTCTATCAGAatacatttttcattaatttattcatCAAGGTATAGTCCAAATAAAT is a window encoding:
- the LOC127789056 gene encoding casparian strip membrane protein 1-like, with translation MADSAPSEPAHAGTSNEAKGKALLAASVGHDRRVGYGKGIAIFDFFLRLCALTAALAATAYMGTADETLPFFTQFFQFEASYDDLPTFQFFVVAMGLISGYFVLSIPFSIVCIVRPHAIGPRMLLIILDTVMVAFTTSAAGAAASIVYLAHNGNPNANWLAICQQFTDFCQQASGAVVASFITVVILIVLVVLSAVALRRG